A window of the Cicer arietinum cultivar CDC Frontier isolate Library 1 chromosome 6, Cicar.CDCFrontier_v2.0, whole genome shotgun sequence genome harbors these coding sequences:
- the LOC101501629 gene encoding B-box zinc finger protein 20, whose translation MKIQCDVCRKQEALFFCPADEAALCNHCDHTIHYANKLAAKHKRFSLHHPTSKDTPLCDICNERRAYLFCKDDRAILCRECDIPIHRVNELAKKHNRFLLTGVKLGASSSDATTSNGSEVRNTRSGPSSFSSENVSSTCTFKDNMAWDTVSTSSISEYLIETISGYCMEDLFDASYAPNVF comes from the exons ATGAAGATCCAGTGTGATGTATGCCGCAAGCAAGAGGCCTTGTTTTTCTGTCCTGCAGATGAAGCAGCTCTATGCAATCACTGTGATCACACTATTCATTATGCAAACAAGCTCGCTGCAAAACACAAACGCTTCTCTCTTCACCACCCTACATCTAAAGACACCCCTCTCTGTGATATATGCAAT GAGAGGCGAGCATATCTATTTTGCAAAGATGACAGAGCAATACTTTGCAGAGAATGTGACATACCTATCCATAGAGTCAATGAACTTGCCAAGAAACACAATAGGTTTCTTCTCACAGGTGTAAAGCTTGGTGCTTCTTCTTCAGATGCAACAACTTCCAATGGCTCAGAAGTAAGAAACACACGTTCAGGACCAAGTTCATTTTCAAGTGAAAATGTCAGTTCTACTTGCACTTTCAAAGACAACATGGCTTGGGACACAGTTTCAACGAGTAGCATTTCTGAATACTTGATTGAAACAATTTCTGGTTACTGCATGGAAGACCTTTTTGATGCTTCTTATGCACCTAATGTTTTCTGA